A section of the Rossellomorea marisflavi genome encodes:
- a CDS encoding methyl-accepting chemotaxis protein — MAKGKGSKKGLRKKIVLFTTLLAIITYTTSAAFIYFIKPTFASDVSDFWFTLATLGMGIFWSGFLAYLAAGYIDKPLQRLEQAALKAADGDISTEVELSKSDDEIRSLGMAYNKMLHNLREMVASIDENFSKTNTYVQELSDASELASTQANSVSRTISEISAGAESSAAAIQTTAESVEDVIRIAQEVQDHSKSSEKLSATMVAELNESKDVIHSLVEGINRLASGNESSLEAVKRLEGHAREVEQIIQLVGDIANQTNLLALNASIEAARAGEHGKGFAVVAEEVRNLADESGKAVQGISGLIQNIQTEVGLVVGKITDQVTTANKEADKGEQTNRVIQNMTKSIHEVVDSVKTISVLVDDQMKSIQLTSNQSQEVAAIAEETSAGAEEVSEATNEQAGVMKNVEELAHQLKSQAESLKGTITKFHL, encoded by the coding sequence ATGGCTAAAGGGAAAGGCTCCAAGAAAGGTCTCAGGAAGAAAATTGTACTATTCACCACACTTCTGGCAATCATCACGTATACGACGAGTGCCGCGTTCATTTATTTCATTAAACCGACATTTGCATCTGATGTAAGTGATTTCTGGTTTACCCTCGCTACTCTTGGAATGGGGATTTTCTGGTCGGGGTTCCTTGCGTATCTTGCAGCAGGGTATATTGATAAGCCTCTGCAACGACTGGAACAAGCGGCTTTGAAAGCGGCGGATGGGGACATTTCTACAGAAGTGGAACTGTCGAAATCCGATGACGAGATCCGCTCCCTCGGGATGGCGTATAACAAGATGCTTCATAACCTTCGGGAAATGGTGGCGAGCATCGACGAGAATTTCAGCAAGACCAATACGTATGTACAGGAGCTTTCCGACGCATCCGAACTTGCCTCTACTCAGGCCAATTCCGTATCCAGGACGATCAGCGAAATCTCTGCAGGTGCAGAAAGTTCAGCAGCGGCCATCCAGACAACGGCGGAATCCGTTGAAGATGTCATCCGCATTGCACAGGAAGTACAGGATCATTCCAAATCATCTGAGAAGCTGTCGGCAACCATGGTGGCAGAATTGAATGAGAGTAAGGATGTCATCCATTCACTTGTAGAAGGAATCAACCGATTGGCTTCAGGGAATGAATCGTCCCTTGAGGCTGTGAAGCGACTCGAGGGCCACGCCCGGGAAGTCGAGCAGATCATCCAGCTTGTGGGGGACATTGCCAACCAGACCAATCTGCTTGCTCTGAATGCATCCATCGAGGCGGCAAGGGCCGGGGAGCACGGTAAGGGATTTGCGGTTGTTGCGGAGGAAGTACGTAACCTGGCTGATGAGAGCGGAAAAGCAGTGCAGGGCATTTCAGGATTGATCCAAAACATCCAGACCGAGGTCGGACTGGTAGTCGGTAAGATTACAGATCAAGTGACCACCGCCAATAAGGAAGCGGATAAAGGTGAACAGACCAATCGGGTCATCCAGAATATGACCAAAAGCATCCATGAAGTCGTCGATTCCGTCAAGACGATCTCTGTCCTCGTGGATGATCAGATGAAGAGCATCCAGCTCACGTCCAATCAGTCTCAGGAAGTAGCGGCGATTGCAGAGGAAACGTCCGCCGGAGCTGAAGAAGTGTCGGAAGCAACGAATGAGCAGGCAGGCGTCATGAAGAACGTGGAGGAGCTCGCCCATCAATTGAAATCACAGGCGGAGTCACTCAAAGGAACCATTACAAAATTCCATCTTTGA
- a CDS encoding low molecular weight protein arginine phosphatase — MNILFICTGNTCRSPMAEAILKHNNHEGIQVKSAGVFAMDGADASIQAKEVLKENDIIHKHQSSSITREKLDWASYIFTMTQGHKWAIVDQYPHIADKIFTLKEYVLEDPENLDVSDPYGGSVEIYRHTYNELDSLIGQLMDKLERE, encoded by the coding sequence ATGAATATTCTATTTATCTGCACAGGAAACACCTGCCGAAGCCCTATGGCTGAAGCAATCCTGAAGCATAACAACCACGAAGGAATCCAAGTGAAATCCGCAGGCGTATTTGCCATGGATGGAGCAGATGCCTCAATTCAAGCTAAAGAAGTGCTGAAAGAGAACGATATAATACATAAGCACCAATCCAGCTCCATCACACGTGAAAAACTGGACTGGGCTTCATATATTTTCACCATGACACAGGGCCATAAATGGGCGATCGTAGATCAATATCCCCATATAGCCGATAAGATCTTCACGCTGAAGGAATACGTCCTTGAGGACCCGGAAAACCTTGATGTTTCCGATCCATATGGAGGCAGCGTTGAAATCTACCGGCATACATACAACGAACTGGATTCCTTGATCGGTCAGTTAATGGACAAACTGGAGCGTGAGTGA
- a CDS encoding manganese efflux pump MntP family protein gives MIGELVTLMLMAFALGMDAFSIGIGMGMFQLRLRQILYIGIVVGIFHVWMPLLGMMTGKFLSNTFGTFATYAGGILLIVLGIQMFLSSFKEEETTLVSPVGFGLVLFALSVSLDSFSVGLSLGIFGARTFAAVACFGFAATVLTWAGLLIGRRFQGVLGTYSEALGGSILFLFGIKLLLPF, from the coding sequence ATGATCGGAGAATTGGTGACACTTATGCTGATGGCCTTTGCGCTTGGGATGGATGCATTCTCGATCGGCATCGGGATGGGAATGTTCCAGCTTAGGCTTAGGCAGATCCTATATATCGGTATCGTGGTCGGCATATTCCACGTGTGGATGCCGCTGCTCGGAATGATGACGGGGAAATTCCTTTCCAACACGTTCGGGACATTTGCTACATATGCAGGAGGCATCCTCTTGATTGTCCTTGGGATTCAGATGTTCCTTTCGAGCTTCAAGGAGGAGGAAACCACGCTCGTTTCACCCGTGGGATTCGGCCTCGTCCTATTTGCACTGAGCGTCAGTCTTGACAGCTTCTCTGTCGGACTGAGCCTTGGGATCTTTGGAGCAAGAACCTTTGCCGCCGTCGCCTGTTTCGGTTTCGCCGCCACTGTCCTTACATGGGCAGGACTTCTCATTGGTAGGCGATTCCAAGGTGTCCTCGGCACCTACAGCGAAGCACTTGGCGGAAGCATCCTGTTCTTATTCGGGATCAAGCTGCTTCTTCCTTTTTGA
- a CDS encoding tagaturonate reductase, which translates to MKLSKEVPNSSSYRHLPAKVLQIGEGNFLRGFIDWMIQEMNKQGVFNGSVIAVQPTPHGKVLPKLAAQDYLYTAVLRGRKNGETVDYHEVISSISGGINPYSDWPAMKRAVESADLQIIVSNTTEAGIVYQEEPYEGDVSPLSYPGKLAALLHHRFTHYEGAGDKGLYILPCELIEENGKKLKSIVHRVAEDWGYSEAFFEWLDHSNVFCDTLVDRIVTGFPRGQEAEYRERLGYDDELITVGEPYHLFAIDADERFKEIFPLHKAGLNVKWGGVQEQRDLKVGLLNGPHTLMTPVGYLAGADTVLDVMTTPSLRSFVEQGFLDIQEALPMKEEVKKEFTSGVVDRFLNPYNKHFLLDIGMNSFFKYTSRLLPRLKTHAVRGELPETLVLALAALLVYYKPIRTTEKGLIAERGEEEYETRENPVVNTLLLDTWQAIEEGRITILAAVRSILTREDIWGEDLDAMNGLAERVAAHIETILIEGMAAAVKKVVGSGSVKS; encoded by the coding sequence ATGAAGCTTAGTAAAGAAGTACCCAACAGCTCATCCTATCGGCATCTTCCGGCCAAGGTCCTGCAGATCGGGGAAGGGAATTTCCTTAGGGGATTCATCGATTGGATGATCCAGGAAATGAACAAACAGGGCGTCTTCAATGGATCCGTCATCGCCGTGCAGCCGACGCCCCACGGAAAGGTGCTGCCGAAGCTCGCCGCACAGGATTATCTGTACACGGCGGTCTTGAGGGGCCGTAAGAATGGAGAGACCGTCGATTATCATGAAGTCATCTCATCCATCAGCGGGGGCATCAACCCCTATTCAGACTGGCCTGCCATGAAGCGGGCGGTGGAATCTGCCGACCTCCAGATCATCGTGTCCAATACGACGGAAGCCGGCATCGTCTACCAAGAGGAGCCGTATGAAGGTGATGTTTCGCCCCTTTCGTATCCCGGAAAACTTGCTGCCCTCCTGCACCACCGGTTCACGCATTACGAGGGAGCAGGGGATAAAGGGTTATACATCCTGCCGTGTGAATTGATCGAGGAGAATGGAAAGAAGCTCAAATCCATCGTGCATAGGGTAGCGGAAGACTGGGGATATTCAGAGGCCTTCTTTGAATGGCTTGACCACTCGAATGTATTCTGCGACACGCTCGTCGACCGGATCGTCACCGGGTTCCCCCGGGGGCAGGAAGCCGAATACCGAGAACGTCTCGGCTATGATGATGAGCTCATCACGGTAGGAGAACCATATCACCTGTTCGCTATCGATGCCGATGAGCGATTCAAGGAAATCTTCCCCCTCCACAAAGCCGGCCTCAATGTGAAGTGGGGCGGAGTGCAGGAGCAGCGGGACTTGAAGGTGGGACTCCTCAACGGTCCCCATACCCTCATGACACCCGTCGGATATCTGGCGGGGGCTGACACAGTCCTGGATGTGATGACCACCCCTTCCCTTCGCTCCTTCGTTGAGCAGGGATTCCTGGACATCCAGGAGGCCCTTCCAATGAAAGAAGAAGTCAAGAAGGAGTTTACGTCAGGAGTCGTGGACCGCTTCTTGAACCCTTATAATAAGCATTTCCTCCTCGATATCGGCATGAACTCATTTTTCAAGTACACATCGAGGCTTTTGCCCCGCTTGAAGACCCATGCCGTTCGTGGGGAACTTCCTGAAACATTGGTTCTCGCCCTCGCTGCCCTGCTCGTATACTACAAGCCGATTCGCACCACGGAAAAAGGGCTGATAGCTGAAAGAGGCGAGGAAGAGTATGAGACGCGGGAAAACCCGGTAGTAAACACCCTCCTTCTTGACACGTGGCAGGCCATTGAGGAAGGTAGGATCACCATCCTTGCTGCTGTCCGTTCCATCCTCACCCGAGAGGACATCTGGGGAGAAGATCTTGACGCAATGAATGGGCTCGCAGAACGGGTGGCTGCTCATATCGAAACGATCCTGATCGAAGGAATGGCCGCGGCCGTTAAAAAAGTAGTCGGGAGCGGTTCGGTAAAATCATAG